Proteins encoded by one window of Microplitis demolitor isolate Queensland-Clemson2020A chromosome 6, iyMicDemo2.1a, whole genome shotgun sequence:
- the LOC106693620 gene encoding uncharacterized protein LOC106693620 has product MKLSQCEIWAGDGTFRSVPALFKQLYSLHAVIDEHTLPLVYILSSRKCKTVYQQILEKIKELLPDNIKLCRMLTDYELSFVNAFKNVFIDVHISGCFFHYTQCVWRNVQAKGLHELYDKNIRIAENIRMLMAIAFVPTNDVIAAYNELIKSKGYIQYENELSEILDYFESTWIGILKRNKVDRNEPLFEIKLWNCYSSVLNDETRSNNGIEGWHRSFNALVQVHHANIIKFVSALKSKQTILELKLVQLNTGVPLPKRRCQYHNHDARLKTIVTAYNPNMKLQYLKNVAGVLRL; this is encoded by the coding sequence ATGAAATTATCTCAGTGTGAAATTTGGGCTGGTGATGGCACATTCCGATCCGTACCtgctttatttaaacaattgtaTTCATTGCACGCTGTCATTGATGAACACACACTACCGCTCGTTTATATTTTGTCATCACGAAAATGTAAAACTGTATATCAACaaattctagaaaaaattaaagaattgcTGCCTGATAATATCAAGTTATGTCGAATGTTGACTGATTATGAATTATCATTTGTTAATGCATTTAAGAATGTATTTATTGATGTCCATATAAGCGGATGTTTTTTCCATTATACTCAGTGTGTATGGCGAAATGTTCAGGCCAAGGGCTTACATGAAttgtatgataaaaacattCGTATTGCTGAAAACATAAGAATGCTGATGGCAATTGCATTTGTGCCGACTAATGATGTGATCGCTGCTTACAATGAACTCATAAAATCTAAAGGTTATATTCAATATGAAAACGAATTAAGTGAGATATTAGATTATTTCGAATCAACATGGATCGGAATATTAAAACGAAATAAAGTTGATCGAAATGAGccattatttgaaattaaattgtggAATTGTTATAGTAGCGTATTAAATGATGAAACTCGATCTAACAACGGTATTGAAGGTTGGCATCGTTCTTTTAATGCTCTAGTTCAAGTTCATCATgctaatattattaaatttgttagTGCACTGAAATCTAAGCAGACGATTCTTGAATTAAAGCTGGTACAACTAAATACTGGTGTACCTCTGCCTAAACGACGCTGTCAGTACCACAATCATGATGCTCGCCTAAAAACAATTGTTACCGCATACAATCCCAATATGAAGTTGCAATACCTAAAAAATGTTGCGGGTGTATTACGGCTTTAG
- the LOC128668017 gene encoding uncharacterized protein LOC128668017, producing MADKQKIEALNYITSDPAISISFRAWELYEYPLLPNTSKHIWAVKTFTQLEKPRFVILGFQTARKNDATKNASVFDHCNIRDIKLFLNSQSYPYGNLNLNIANNQYALLYNMYINFQISYYNKEPEPLLTEKKFLEQAPLYVIDCSKQNESIKSGPVDIRLEFESANQFPAQTSAYCLIIHDRIVEYNPISSIVRKLI from the coding sequence ATggctgataaacaaaaaattgaagctttgaATTATATCACAAGTGATCCAgctatctcaatcagtttccgTGCTTGGGAGCTGTACGAGTATCCTCTATTGCCAAATACTTCAAAGCACATTTGGGCAGTAAAAACTTTTACGCAGCTTGAGAAACCACGTTTTGTGATACTTGGATTTCAAacagcaagaaaaaatgacGCTACTAAAAATGCCAGCGTATTTGATCATTGCAACATccgagatataaaattatttttaaactctcagAGTTATCCTTATGGGAATTTAAACCTCAACATTGCAAACAATCAATATGCTCTGTTGTACAACAtgtacataaattttcaaatttcatactACAACAAAGAACCTGAGCCACTGCTAACGgagaagaaatttttggaacaagCGCCGCTGTACGTTATCGATTGCTCGAAACAAAACGAATCGATAAAATCTGGACCAGTGGACATTCGTCTGGAATTTGAATCCGCAAATCAATTCCCTGCGCAGACATCAGCTTATTGTCTCATTATACATGATCGCATAGTCGAGTATAATCCTATAAGCAGCATCGTACGAAAACTAATATGA
- the LOC103578666 gene encoding uncharacterized protein LOC103578666, with translation MASSELRRSDRRAVTPYHLLYMAMKIMRIRVRDSLTVAFKHVGKDTKITRQQIEDDEYINNCIETNLAFLRSIPNSTWYWMDRKKDLFAMIRQFGKPTVFLTVSANEIGWNDLLQTLYKLKHNSEISEEFAELLHYLEKTTLVNEDAVTCAIHFNKLVNVLLKILTSPKISPFGKYYVVHYLKRIEFQHRGSPHAHILLWLANAPLDALDKNKLDAIKLIDDLISVSSQEASNNIKLQTHKHTFTCYKKIVANKPQQCRFEAPFMPSRSTTILSPMQKDEPNFKEHAQRYKNVRINLENNDYSDIDSFYKNNNITCDEDYNNILRAGIKRPRVFVKRQPSEKWHNPFNPFVFNIVRSNMDIQFITEEYSCANYVAEYVNKTNRGVSHLQRQIIEIMDEHPEFDVVEITRKIGVNMLNGVEITSQEAAWYLLREPMSKCSTVVTTIPTMWPVDRQRIRKTLKELDAMGIGDDSTNIWKENWFDKYQRRHEDLENVTLAQFVAGYTIKPDGTHTKRKTPRVIRCRNYDMGTDLNEYKREMVTLHFPFRNEDEEILAEMKFIEIYNNNENIILNRRTQFESNLDIQKTIEICRNLCREDDFQDENEVQDVTNVIPDPNPFQNLYDNPISDVNSDFRLAVLNKLGPIAKKRDNLMPNAEFFELMRMANDKQRELLLHVISHLLCSNSEPFQIFFTGPAGCGKTFVIKLLMEIYNRFTDNDGYCNSYIACASTGKAAVAIDGTTVHTALKISLSKLLPLSTEVAHQYRALFKYVKVLIVDEISMIGAELLAQIDSRLKQITGNFHINFGGIDVILIGDLRQLPTVRATPIYKQQKQRIVGPVLWRGLKFCELQQVMRQEKQQFFTILTKIGNGEQLDDFELNLLESRFVTIQEAETQCPHGIRLFNTNEAVTRYNSKILSLPQEKTISIAKDVFTGCTSAEQTTSFRQKLHKMSLIDTGGLPYETVFVVNVFYMITTNIDVSDGLANGAVGRLVYIEYNDDRDVKVVWLEFPNSLKIGQKIRRKVAGHVAAHQISKTAVPITRRSSTISLNNSKTINVKRSHLPLVCACATTIHKSQGSTYPEIVYEYDKKHPLSLVYVALSRVTSVDGLYITTRDNDKTFFHGRRPSTAVANLRTEFQRLSNNRLITINNDILNLISQRKGLTVYTFNCQSLRAHFIDLNDSVIQKSQILMLNETWLDDNESVSIPHFNCIVQYKRPNRRAGGVAIYHYANDTTNIITPCINMTVRQSEFVSSSKSSVGEIIGVAPIHHHAGDVSDVKTKVVRCNLRRRAVNNDSNPLRIIAHVVKDVKSPVMSRLGKISSMQRMIQRIRSEKLPKVEGKTLHDLTLPDELKLTEKNETFLQYDSG, from the exons ATGGCTTCGAGTGAACTTCGAAGATCTGATCGTCGTGCGGTGACACCATATCATTTATTGTATATGGCaatgaaaattatgagaattcgAGTTCGTGATTCCCTTACAGTAGCCTTCAAGCACGTTGGTAAAGATACTAAAATCACTAGACAGCAAATAGAAGATGATGAGTACATAAATAACTGTATTGAAACCAATCTTGCATTTTTAAGATCAATTCCAAATTCTACTTGGTATTGGATGGATCGTAAAAAAGATCTTTTCGCTATGATCAGACAGTTTGGGAAACCAACTGTATTTCTTACTGTCAGTGCCAATGAAATAGGGTGGAATGATCTGCTTCAAACGTTGTACAAACTTAAACACAATAGTGAAATTTCTGAAGAATTTGCTGAACTATTACACTATCTCGAAAAAACAACTCTTGTCAACGAGGATGCAGTTACATGTGCTATACATTTCAACAAATTAGTTAATGTgctgctaaaaattttaacatcacCAAAAATTAGTCCATTTGGAAAGTACTATGTTGTCCACTACCTCAAACGGATTGAGTTTCAGCATCGTGGTAGTCCACATGCTCATATACTACTGTGGTTAGCTAATGCTCCATTGGATGCACtcgacaaaaataaattggatgctatcaaattaattgatgatttaataTCTGTCTCATCTCAAGAAGCAtcaaacaatattaaattacaaacacACAAGCATACGTTTAcatgttacaaaaaaatagttgcaAATAAACCTCAACAATGCAGATTTGAAGCACCTTTCATGCCTAGTAGATCCACTACAATATTATCACCGATGCAAAAAGATGAACCAAATTTTAAAGAACATGCTCAacgttataaaaatgtaagaaTTAAccttgaaaataatgattactCTGATATAGATtccttttataaaaataacaatattactTGTGATGAAGATTATAACAATATTCTTCGAGCTGGAATTAAACGACCAAGAGTGTTTGTCAAACGTCAACCTAGCGAAAAGTGGCATAACCCCTTCAATCCTTTTGTATTTAACATCGTTCGATCTAATATGGACATCCAGTTCATCACTGAAGAATATTCCTGTGCTAATTATGTCGCGGAATATGTGAATAAAACCAACCGTGGTGTTAGTCATTTACAACgacaaattattgaaattatggATGAGCATCCTGAATTTGATGTTGTTGAAATAACAAGAAAAATAGGCGTAAATATGCTGAACGGTGTAGAAATAACTAGTCAAGAGGCTGCTTGGTATTTGTTACGGGAACCAATGTCAAAGTGTTCAACGGTTGTTACTACTATTCCAACTATGTGGCCAGTTGATCGTCAAAGAATAAGAAAGACACTGAAAGAATTAGATGCGATGGGTATTGGAGATGATTCAACAAATATTTGGAAAGAAAACTGGTTTGATAAATATCAACGCAGACACGAAGACTTGGAAAATGTAACTTTAGCTCAATTTGTTGCTGGTTACACTATTAAACCCGATGGCACTCACACAAAAAGAAAAACCCCACGTGTTATTCGTTGTCGGAATTACGACATGGGAACAGATCTGAATGAATATAAACGTGAAATGGTAACCTTACACTTTCCCTTTCGAAACGAAGATGAAGAAATACTCGCTGAGATGaaatttatcgaaatataCAACAACAATgagaatataattttgaatagacGCACTCAATTCGAATCTAATTTGGATATACAAAAGACAATTGAAATTTGTCGAAATTTGTGTCGAGAAGATGATTTTCAAGATGAAAACGAAGTGCAAGATGTCACCAACGTGATACCTGATCCAAAtccatttcaaaatttatacgaTAACCCTATTTCTGATGTGAATAGTGATTTTCGATTAGCTGTACTCAACAAACTGGGCCCTATTGCTAAAAAACGAGACAACTTAATGCCAAATGctgaattttttgagttgatgAGGATGGCAAATGATAAGCAACGAGAACTTTTGCTACATGTAATCTCACATCTATTATGCTCAAATAGTGAACCattccaaatatttttcacaGGCCCAGCAGGATGTGGTAAAACTTTTGTTATAAAACTTCTCATGGAGATTTATAACCGCTTCACTGATAACGATGGGTATTGCAACTCTTATATTGCCTGTGCTTCAACAGGTAAAGCTGCTGTTGCAATAGACGGGACTACTGTGCATACtgctttaaaaatatctttgtcTAAGTTACTTCCCTTAAGTACTGAGGTAGCTCATCAATACAgagcattatttaaatacgttAAAGTATTAATTGTTGACGAAATCAGTATGATCGGAGCTGAATTACTTGCTCAAATTGACTCACGTTTAAAACAGATTACAGGCAATTTTCATATTAACTTTGGAGGGATAGATGTCATTCTCATTGGAGATTTACGTCAGTTACCAACGGTTAGAGCTACTCCAATCTacaaacaacaaaaacaaagaATTGTTGGACCTGTATTATGGCGTGGATTGAAATTTTGTGAGCTCCAGCAAGTAATGAGACAAGAAAAGCAACAGTTCTTTACAATCTTAACTAAAATTGGAAATGGTGAACAACTTGACGATTTCGAGTTAAACTTATTGGAATCACGTTTTGTAACTATTCAAGAAGCTGAAACTCAATGTCCACATGGGATCcgattatttaatacaaatgaAGCTGTAACAAGatataatagtaaaattttaagtcttcCACAAGAAAAGACAATCTCAATAGCGAAAGATGTATTCACTGGTTGTACTTCGGCAGAGCAAACTACTTCCTTCCGTCAAAAACTACACAAAATGTCATTAATTGATACTGGAGGATTACCTTACGAAACTGTATTCGTGGTAAATGTCTTCTACATGATAACAACAAATATAGACGTGTCTGATGGCTTAGCGAATGGGGCTGTTGGTAGACTAGTTTATATAGAATATAATGATGATAGAGACGTAAAAGTTGTGTGGCTTGAGTTTCCGAACTCATTGAAGATTGGTCAAAAAATTCGAAGAAAAGTCGCTGGACATGTAGCTGCGCATCAAATTAGTAAAACAGCAGTGCCTATCACGAGAAGATCTTCGACTATTTCTCTAAATAACAGTAAAACGATTAATGTTAAACGTTCGCATTTACCTTTAGTTTGTGCCTGTGCAACAACTATTCATAAGTCACAAGGGAGTACATACCCTGAAATTGTTTatgaatatgataaaaaacatCCCTTATCATTAGTTTATGTCGCTTTATCACGCGTTACAAGTGTCGATGGGTTATACATCACTACAAGAGACAatgataaaacattttttcatgGACGAAGACCTTCAACTGCAGTCGCTAATCTACGAACTGAATTTCAAAGACTCTCGAATAATCGTTTGATTACTATCAATAACGATATCTTAAATCTCATTAGCCAAAGGAAAGGATTGACAGTGTATACTTTCAACTGTCAAAGCTTACGCGCTCACTTCATTGACTTAAACGATTCAGTTATACAAAAATCACAGATTTTGATGTTAAATGAAACTTGGCTGGATGACAATGAATCAGTTAGTATACCACATTTTAATTGCATAGTTCAATATAAACGACCAAATCGTCGAGCTGGAGGAGTTGCTATTTATCACTATGCAAACGATActacaaatattattactcCTTGCATTAATATGACAGTCAGACAGTCCGAGTTTGTAAGTTCATCAAAGTCGTCAGTAG GTGAAATTATTGGTGTTGCTCCAATTCATCATCATGCTGGTGATGTATCTGATGTTAAAACTAAAGTTGTTCGTTGTAATTTAAGACGCCGTGCTGTGAATAACGATAGTAATCCGTTAAGAATTATCGCTCATGTCGTTAAAGATGTTAAATCACCAGTTATGTCTCGATTGggtaaaatttcaagtatgCAGCGTATGATTCAACGCATTCGTAGTGAGAAACTACCTAAAGTTGAAGGAAAAACTCTTCACGATTTGACATTGCcagatgaattaaaattaacagaaaagaacgaaacttttttacaGTATGACAGTGGATAA